Genomic window (Dolosigranulum savutiense):
ATTAAGTGGTGAAGATGGTGTACAACACTATCAAAAGGATGGTGACGGTTATGCACTTCCGAATGAAAAAGAACAGCGAGAAGAAGCTGTCGATGGCATGAATTTACATCTAACGTTGGATCGTCGCTTGCAAGTATTCTTAGAAAATGTATTGGATGATCAAGATAAACTGTATCATCCGGCTAATATGTCAGCGACTGTGATGGACGCGAAGACAGGTGAAATATTAGCTACTTCACAGCGGCCAACATTTAACCCTATGACTAAAGAGGGACTGGACGATACGTGGCAAACTTTTTTAACGGAGCACGAGTTTGAACCAGGATCGACGTTGAAGATATTTACATTAGCTGCAGCAATTGAAGAAGGTATCTTCAATCCCAATGAATTCTACCAATCAGGGCAATACCGTGTGGATGATGGTGTGGTGAATGATTGGAACAGAGACTGGGGGACGATCACATATTTAGAAGGACTACATCGTTCTAGTAACGCCGCTTTTGTTAAACTAGTAGAAAAAATGGGTTATGAGACATGGAAAAGTTATCTTGATCGATTTGGTTTTGGTCAACTGACAGGTATTTCATTGCCCAATGAACAGATGGGGAGCAACCCGTTTAATTGGGAATTACAAAAAGCTAATACTGCTTTTGGTCAAGGAATTACTGTAACGGCAATGCAAATGCTGCAAGCGATGACTGCTATTACCAATGATGGTGAGATGATTCAGCCAACAATTGTATCAGGGATATCTGATCAGACAGGCGCACATAGAGAAGTAGCGATTACTTCGAAAGGTCAACCTATTTCGCCAGAAACTGCTCATCAAGTGTTGGAATACTTAGCACAAGGGGTTGAGAGTGAGCAAGGGACAGCTATTGGGTATCATACAGAAGGGATACGAATTGCGACCAAAACAGGAACAGCACAATTTATTAATCCAGAGACAGGGGCATATTATATGACAGCTCCGAACTTTATTTATTCCTCTCTATCAGCATTCCCAAGCGATGATCCGAAATATGTTGTCTATATCACAGTACAACAGCCACAATTAATTGATAAAACAGGTGGGATGATTGTACAAGATATTTTCCACCGACTAAAAGATCGTCTTTTAATGAAGGAACAGTCGTTAGTTGCAGAAGGTGATGGACCGCAACCTGCTGAAGTAGTTGAGATGCCAGATGTTGTTGGGTTAAGTGTGCAAGAAGCGCAGGAACAATTAAATAATCAACGGTTGACAGTCATTGGTAATGGGGAAGTGATTAATGCACAATTACCAAAACCGGGGACTACAATATACTATGGCGAACGTCTATTTTTGCAGACAGATGGACCACTCACATTACCAGATCTTACTGGTTGGTCGAGAAATGATCTATTAAGATTGCAAGAATTCATAGATATAACATTCAATTTTGAAGGGGAAGGTTATGTGAATGAGCAAAGTGTTGAACCGGGACTAGTAATTGAACCAGGAACAACGGTAAGTGTCACTTTAAGTCAACCAAATCGATTCGAAACAGAGACCCCTCCGGATGAATTATGGAATGAGTCGACATTTATTCAAGGGGAAGTTTCGAATCAATAAAATGTATTATAAAGATAAGTGAAGATTATGAACTGTGGAGGGTTGTTATGAAACAAATTGCCTATGTGTGGCCATTATTGTTCAGTTTATTAAGTACTATTTTAATAATGCGCCCATTAATTAAGTATTTCCGAAAAAAACAATTAGGACAGACAACATTAGATGAAGGTCCCAGCTGGCACCGCCAAAAGTCTGGGACTCCCACAATGGGCGGCGTGGCTATTATTTTAGCAGCTACGTTGACGATTGTTTTGACAGCAATTATTGATGGAACATTTGACCAACAATTATTTATTTTGTTATTTGTACTGTTGTTGTTTGGTGGGATTGGATTTGTTGATGATTATATTAAAGTTATTATGAAACGAAATCTGGGTATCACAAGTAAACAAAAATTTATTGCCCAAATGTTTGGTGGGATTATTTTTTATATCATGTTACGCCAAACAACGGTAATTTCAACGTTATATATACCGTTTGTTGGCAGTGTTGATATTGGCCTGTTTTATGCGTTGTTTATTGTGTTTTGGATGACGGGATTTTCCAACGCAACCAATTTAACAGATGGGATTGATGGCTTGCTGTCAGCAACCAGCTTAATTGCTCTGGGGACATATGCTTACGTGGCTATTATTCAAGATCAAATCGGTGTTTTATATTTTATTTTGGCCTTGATGGGAGCAATTTTTGGCTTCTTTCTTTTCAACAAAAAACCTGCTCATATTTTTATGGGAGACGTTGGTTCACTCGCTATTGGTGCATCATTTGCGGCGATTGCCATTTTATTAAATCGAGAATGGTCACTACTATTTATCGGAATAATTTATGTCATAGAAACGGCTAGTGTAATGATTCAAGTTGCTTACTTTAAGCGGACAGGCAAACGTATATTTAAAATGACGCCAATTCACCATCATTTTGAGATGGATGGCTTGAGTGAATGGCAAATCGTTGGACTGTTTTCACTCATTACGTTGGTAGTTTCTATCGCGACTGTCTGGTTAACTGTGATATAATGTGAAGAGAGTAAAACTGGAGTGAATGCTCCAGTTTTTTAATACAAATTTGTCAAGGGATGTAAAGAATCTACTAGACTGAGAGGGAAATATTGTGAAAAAAACAAATCAATTTAAAGATAAGAAAATATTAGTGTTAGGTTTAGCCAAGAGTGGGTTGAATGTAGCTAAATTGTTACATCAGTTAGGTGCTCTGCTTACAGTGAATGATTATAAGCCATTTGATGAGAATCCGGAAGCACGGGAATTATTGAATCTAGGAATTAAGGTCATTACTGGGGAACATCCGGCTGATTTGTTAGAAGAGCAGTTCGAGTGGGTTGTTAAGAATCCAGGTATTCCGTATTCAAATCCAGTCGTTCAGGCGGCCATACAACGCAATATTCCAGTGATAACAGAAGTTGAGGTAGCGAATCGAGTCGCTGATGCTCGCCTAATTGCTATTACTGGGACGAATGGTAAGACAACAACAACGGCTTTAACAACTGCTATATTGAATCAAGACCGAACAGAGGGGCAAGCTTATGCGGTGGGAAATATTGGCGTGCCTATCAGTCAAGTTGTACGTGAAGCAGGACCAGCAGACGATTTAGTGACAGAGATGTCGAGTTTTCAACTGTTAGCAACCCCTTCGCTTCGTCCCGCTATTGCAGCCATTACGAATCTATATTCAGCGCACTTGGATTACCATGGTTCTCGTGAGGAGTATGTTGCAGCGAAGCTAAATATTACAGCCAATCAGACACCGGATGATTATTTGATTTATAATAGTGACCAGGAAGAATTAGCACAATGGGTAAAAGAAAAGTCACAAGCCACGTTGATTCCCTTCTCTATTGAACGTGCTGAAGTGACTGGTTGTTATAGTGATGAACAATATATCTATTTTAAAGAAGAGGTAGTAGCCGCTGTCTCTGATGTAGCCCTATCTGGACGTCATAATTTGCAAAATGTGTTAGTTGCCGTTGCGATTGCGAAGTTAAGTCATGTGAGTAATGAGGTTATTCAAGTTGTTTTGCAACAATTTTCTGGAGTAGCGCATCGTAGCCAATATGTTGATACGGTGAATGATCGTTTATTTATTAATGATTCAAAAGCAACTAATGCGCTAGCAACGAGTAAAGCACTGGCCGGCTTTGAGCAACCCATTATTCTATTAGCGGGTGGATTGGATCGCGGTGAATCATTTGATCAACTTATCCCTCATCTGGAGCGCGTGAAAGCTATTATATCTTTCGGTGAGACGGGTGAACAACTGGAAACATTTGCTAAATCACAAGGGGTCCCTTTTGCGGAAAAAGTTGATACATTAACACAGGCTGTCGAAGTGGCGTATGCTAAGAGTATGCCGGGAGATGTCATTCTTTTATCGCCAGCTTGTGCTAGTTGGGATCAATATCCAAACTTCGAAAAACGGGGCGAGGAATTTATTGAGTTAGTCGCAAAAGAACGTCGAAAGGATGGTAATAATGAGTAAGCGTAAATTACGTGTGTTACTAACGGGTGGAGGAACAGGGGGGCATATTTACCCAGCATTAGCAGTTGCTGATCGGTTAAAAATGCTTCAGCCAGAAGTAGAGTTTCTTTATGTTGGAACAGAACGAGGTTTAGAGAGTGATGTGGTTCCAGCAAAGGGGTATTCATTTGAATCTATTCACATTGAAGGATTTAGTCGCAAATTAAATTTCGAAGGATTAAAATACAACTTAAAAACGATGAAATTGTTCTTCACAAGCTTAAAGCGCGCGCAAAAGATTTTACAAGATTTTCAGCCGGATGTCGTTGTAGGAACAGGTGGTTATGTGAGTGCACCGGTCATCTATAAGGCAAGTCGCCTGAATATCCCAACTGTTATTCATGAACAAAATAGTGTTGTCGGAATTACCAATAAATTTTTGGCTCGATTTGTTGATAAGATTGCTATTTGCTTTGAAGAAGCCTATGAACCATTTGAAAAATATGCGGATAAAGTAGTTTTGACTGGAAATCCTCGTGCACAGGAGGTAGTGAAAGATATCCAACCGGGTGAGTTAAACCGGTTAGGCTTAGCAACTGACCGACCAACTGTACTTATTTTTGGCGGATCACGCGGAGCTAGTGCGATTAATCAAGCATTTATCGATGCGTATGAGCAATTTGTTGAAAAAGATTATCAAGTACTATTCGTCTCTGGGGCTATTCATTATGAAGCAATTCAAAAACAAGTTAATGCTATGTCAGCGCCCCATCATAATGTGCACGTTTTTCCGTATATTGAGAACATGCCGGAAGTGTTTACTGAAATTGATCTAGTTGTTGGAAGAAGTGGGGCAACATCTCTAGCGGAAATTACAGCGCTGGGCTTACCAAGTATTTTAATTCCTAGTCCGAATGTCACCGCTGATCATCAGACGAAAAATGCGATGAGTTTAGTGCAAAATAAAGCGGCTAAACTAATTCCTGAATCACAATTAACGCATTCGGTTCTTGTTGATGCCATCGATCGATTGATGTCCAATAAGACATTGCGAATTGAAATGGCACAGCATTCAAAATCATTAGGCCGTCCTGAAGCAGCAGATCATTTAATTGAAGTGATGCTATCCTTAATTAAGCAACAGTTAAGTGAAGGTGACGTTTAATGAAAACTAACAATCAAAAAACATATCGTGCGATTATTTTATATAGTCTATTTAGTCTGATCTTGATTGGGGCAATTTACTTGCTATCACCACTGAATCGTATTGCTAGCATTCATGTTTCTGGTCATCATTATGCCCAAGAGGAAACAATTATAGAACAGTCGACTTTAAATATCGGAGATGAATTATGGAATAATTTATTGAAGAAGGATACGATTGCTAATCGTATCGTGAACGGTAGTCCGGAAATAAAATCAGCTGATATTTCTTTGCGCTATCCTAACCATGTTGAAGTAGCGATTGAAGAATACGAAATTGTTGCTAACTTGAAGACGGCTGGAGAAGATCAGTATATTGCCGCGCTTAGCAATGGTGAGTTGTTTCATAGTGAGAAAGCACCGTATGCGGACAAGCCAGTGTTAGTTAATTTTGATACAGATAAGGTGTTAGCTCAGTTAATTGCCGAACTAGCTGATGTTGATGCCAAAGTATTACAATTAATGTCAGACATTGAGCTGCTTCATTCAGAGCGGAATTCTCAATTAATTAGTATTTCTATGAATGATGGGAATCAAGTGCTAGCCAGTATTTCTAGCGTCTCAGAGAGAATTAATTTATATCCAAGCTTGGTGGCTGAAGTGGATGGGCAAACCGGTGTCTTTGATTTAGAGGCCGGAGCATACTTTATTCCTGGCGCAACCATTGAGAGTCTCAACTACGAACAAGAACGGTCAGTGGATGAGTCACTTGAAGTAGGAGAAGAACAAGATGCATCAGAAATACCCGCAGAATCTAACGACCCCGAAAATGTTACCGAATCGTAATAGTTAGCCCTTTTTATATTGAAACTTTTAAGATATAATGAAAGTAGTGTCTTTTATGCAAAAAAATAGAAGAACATTAAACAAAATTAAATGTTTATGGTAAAATATAGGGGATAGATAGAAAAATAAACATCTATAAGATATAGGAGGTTTCAATTACGATGAAAAATGGGGTTTATACAAGCCTAGACATTGGAACCACTTCAATTAAAGTGATTGTCAGTGAAATAAATAATGGGCAGTTAAATGTTATTGGAGTCGGCAGTGCAGAATCAAACGGACTCAAGCGGGGAATGATCGTTGATATTGACCAAACTGTTCGCGCGATTAAGAGTGCGGTTAAGCAAGCATCCGATAAGTCGGGAATTGCCATCGAACACTTAATTGTCGGTGTACCTGCTTCAAATGTCGTTATCGAACCGTGTCATGGTGTTATCTCGGTTAAGGAAAATTCAAAAGAAATCAGCTCGAATGATGTGATTCAAGTATTAGAACAATCGATAGCTAATATTATCCCAGCCGAGCGAGATTTGTTATCAGTTATGTTAGAAGAATTTATTGTTGATGGATTTGATGAAATTAATGATCCAAGAGGAATGGTGGGCCAACGCCTAGAACTATACGGTACAGCAATATCTGTACCGAAGACAATTCTTCATAATATAAAAAAATGTGTGGAACAAGCAGGCTATGTCGTACAAAACTTGATCTTGCAACCACAAGCGATGGCACAAGTAGCCTTAAGTGATGATGAACGTAACTTTGGTGCTGTACAAATTGATTTGGGAGGTGGACAGACCACTGTATCAGCAGTGCATGACCACCAACTGAAGTATTCAACCGTAATTCAAGAAGGTGGCGAATATGTCTCGAAGGATATTTCAATCGTCTTGAATACATCACAGCGCAATGCCGAGAACTTGAAACGTGAGGTTGGCTTTATTGGGCAACAATCTGATAATACGGTTCACGTTGATGTTGTCGGTAAGAATGAACCTGAGCTTGTGGAAGAATCATACATTGGAGAAATTATAGAAGCACGATTAGTTCAGATTTTTGAGAAAGTCAAAACTGAACTTGATAAGATAAGTGCCTTAGACTTGCCAGGTGGTGTCATCATATCAGGTGGCGCAGCCTCAACACCAGGTATCAAGCAATTGGCAAAAGATATTTTCGGTGTGCGCACATCAGTCTACGTACCGGATTACATGGGAATTCGTTCTGCACAATATACAGTAGCAGTTGGATTAACACGGTATGAGGCGGGGTTAACGGACGTACAACGCGTCGTTGACATAGCTTTATTGAAGAAAATGGGTGTTTATGTTCCAACGACTTCACAGATAGTAGAACCAAAAGCTTCTATCCAAACAACAAGGTCACCAGAACGCTCAGCACCTACACAGGAAGTTGAGTCATTCAATCGTGAAGAGAGCACTTTTGGAGATAAAGTGAAAAATCTCTTCTCATCATTCTTTGAATAGTCATTAATGAGCATAATTTTTCAGGAGGAATCAGATAATGGACTTAGGTTTAGACAATAACGTATCAAATGGAGCAAAAATTAAAGTAATTGGTGTTGGTGGAGCCGGTGGTAATGCCGTTAACCGTATGATTGAAGATGGTGTCGAAGGTGTTGAATTCATCGTTGCTAATACGGATATTCAAGCATTAGACTTGAACCGTGCCGAGACTAAAATTCAACTTGGATCAAAATTAACTCGTGGATTAGGAGCAGGGGCTAATCCAGAAGTAGGCCGTAAATCAGCTGAAGAAAGTGAAGAGCAAATTGCTAATGCGCTTGAAGGAGCAGATATGGTCTTCGTTACAGCTGGTATGGGTGGTGGAACCGGAACGGGAGCAGCAGGTATTATTGCTGGAATCGCCCAAGAACAAGGCGCACTAACAGTTGGTGTGATTACCCGTCCGTTTACTTTTGAAGGACCGAAGCGTGGACGTTTTGCGGCAGAAGGTATTGCCCAAATGAAAGAGAATGTTGATACATTAGTGACAATTTCGAACAACCGCTTGCTTGAAATTGTTGATAAGAAGACACCAATGATGGAAGCTTTCCGTGAAGCAGATAACGTGCTGCGTCAAGGGGTACAAGGAATTTCAGATTTAATTACGAACCCAGGTTATGTTAACTTGGACTTCGCTGATGTGAAAACTGTTATGGAAAACCAAGGTTCTGCCTTAATGGGAATTGGTTCAGCATCTGGGGAAAACCGTACCTCTGAAGCAACGAAAAAAGCAATTAGCTCACCATTATTGGAAGTGTCGTTGAATGGAGCAGAGAATGTTTTATTAAACATTACCGGAAGTGAAGACTTGACTTTATTCGAGGCACAGGATGCATCAGACATTGTATCTGCAGCTGCAAGTGGTGATGTGAACATTATCTTCGGTACATCTATTAATGAAAGTTTAGGCGATGAGGTTGTCGTTACTGTTATTGCAACAGGTATTAACGGCAAAGACATGGGTGATAAATCGGCTAGCCAATCGAACTCTAGTACAACAAATCGTCCAAGCCCAACGCAGCGTCGTCAATCGACTGCAAGTTGGCGCTCATCAAGTTCAGATGAGCAAGCTCAATCGCAACCGGAACAACCAAGACGTGAAGTTGACCGTTCAGAAAATTTATTTAGCTCTTCACAAGATAATCGTCAAGAGAACAACCATCAGGCGAACTCGAATGATGATGAATTAGATACACCACCATTTTTCAGACGTCGCCGTAAGAAGTAATGAAATAGAAGGAGTTAGAGGCGATGAGTTTAGCAGATAAACTAAGAAGCTTTCTGGCTGTGGCTGACGCTGATGAAGAGGAGTATTACGAGGGGGAGTCACGAGAAGACGTGGCTCCTTCCTTCTTCTCAAGGAAGCAGGCAACAACAGAAAGTCCAGAGGTAGATAGTCGAGAGTCAAAGAATGGAGAATTTAATTTGGCAGGAGAAGATAAGTACTCAGGGCGATTTAAGACACGTATTCGAATTATGGAACCCCGTCTGTACTCAGAAGTAAGAGATATTGCGGATGTTATTTTAGCGGATGAGTCAGTTGTTCTGAATTTTCGCCGGATGGATAAAGACCAAGCAAAGAAAGTCATTGACTTCTTGATGGGAATTACGTATGCGGTACGTGGAGATATTCAGCGAATTGGTGATGATATCTTCTTATGTACACCAGATGGCATCGAGATCGAAGGTAGCGAATTACAAGCACTCAAAAATAGTGACTTAACTGACTAAAAAGGGGAGATATTAGATGATTGCATTACTTCATAATATGCGTATTTTTCTGATTTATGGGGTTCAGATTTATCGCTATGTTTTATTGGCGTATTTTTTATTATCTTGGCTTCCCGGAGGATATCAATCATCACTCGGTCAGTTCTTAATCCGAGTATGTGAGCCATTTGTCGGACTTTTCCGACCTTATATTCCTAATATTGGAATGATTAGTTTGGCAGGGATGGTTGCTTTCTTATCATTAAGGTTTGTTGAGATCGGTATTGATGGGATTTTTAGAACGTTAATCCAACTGGTTCGGTGATCGAATGGATCATCTGTATCAACATTTTAGAGTAGAAGAGCAGTCATTTGTTGATCGAGTATCGGATTGGGTGCATCAAGTAGATTATCAATACGTTCCCTACTTGACTTCTTTTTTGAATCCACGTGAGCAATTTATTGTTGAGTCAATTGTCGGGCAATCCGATGCGATATCTGTTGCTTTCTTCGGAGGAACTGCTGGTACTGAGCGGCAACGCGCCCTAATTAAACCGGCCTATATTGATGAGACAGAAGCTCATTATGATATATCTTTGTGTGAGCTTTCATATCCAGAGAAGTTTAGTCAGCTAAGTCATCGTGATATTTTAGGGGCAATTTTAGGGACAGGTATTGATCGAAAAAAATTAGGTGATATTATACACGAGAATGGTTGTTGGCAACTTTTTGTGGATGCATCTTTAGTTTCTTTTTTGACATTGCAAGTTACATCGGTGGGACGGACCCCCGTAACATTAACCGAAAAATCATTACGAGAAGCTGTTCCCATTACTAAGCAATGGCAGAAAAAGAATATAGTCATTAGTTCACGACGTTTAGATGTTTTCATTGCTGGGGGATTGCGAATTTCTCGTGATCAAGCGAAACAGTTAATTGTTAGCGGGAAAGTTCAATTAAATTGGACGCCAACTGAACATATCAGTGAACATGTGAATGAGAAAGATATTATTTCAGTGAGAGGATTCGGTCGATTGACGTTACTGCACATTGAACACCGTACTCGGAAAGATAAGTTGGCTGTTGAGATAGGAACGTTACTCCAAAAATAGTTAATGAATCATAAGAATTTCTTGCGCTTTTATCATTTTTTGGATATACTTAAAGGCAATTAGTGTAGGAGGTATCATACACATGAAATCCAACGATATCTTAAACCGCTCATTTAATGTAAAATTGAGAGGGTTTGACAAAGAAGAAGTAAGGGCCTTCTTAAGTAAGGTAGCTGATGAAGTTTATGAGCTTCAGCAGGAGAAGAAAGAATTGGAACGTAAGCTGGAATTAGCGAGTGATGAAATTTCTGACTACGAGGGCAAACAAGATGCACTAAATCGCTCCATTGTTGTGGCCCAAGATGCGGCAGACCGCTTAAAGGAAGAAGCGCACAATGAAGCCAATCATTTGATTGCTCAAGCAGAAGCGGATGCTAAAGCATTGGAACAAGCTGCCGAAAAAAAGGTACAGGCAATGATGAAAGAAGCCATTGCGAAAGTACATCGGATTCAAGATGAAACGGAAGCACTTCGGCAACAAAGTGTTCAGTTTAACATTGAGCTGAATAAGATGTTAGAAGCTTACCAAACTGTTCTAGGCGATGATAAATGGAAGAATTTATTGTCAATAGAGACAATTAATCAGATTGAATTGGAAGACACGATAGAAGCAGTTCGACAAATGGCTAATGAGGATCAAGTTGTTGAGACGAGTGAAAGCCACAGTGAGATAGAAGATGAAGATGGATTAGGTAATCGTGAAGCGGTTGAATTACCTGATTTTGATGATGCGGAATAAATAAAAATAAAGCCGGAACAAGTCGTTTTAATGTAGCTTACCGAACAGAGAGTTGACAGTTGCTGAGAAGTCAATCCTAAGCAAGTTAGAATCGATATCATCCGACAGATTTGATGGTGAATGAAGTAGTCGTCAACGTTTCTCAGCGTTAATGAGTCGAGGGGATAATTGCTCAATATCTCAGCTTGAGACATGAACAAATTATGCTAAAAAAAGGTGGTACCACGATGCTTCGTCCTTTATGGATGAGGCTTTTTTTATTATAAAATTACAGGAGTGATTGTATGAAGATCAAGGATACGTTAAATTTATTAAAAACAGATTTTTCGATGCGAGCGAATTTATCTGAAAAAGAACCCAAAATGCAAAAAGATTGGGATGACAAACAGTTATATGAAAAAATGTTGGAGCGAAATCAAGATAATACGCCATTTATTTTACATGACGGTCCTCCATATGCGAATGGAAATATTCACATTGGACATGCATTAAACAAAATTTCGAAAGATATTATTGTGCGTTACAAAAATATGGCGGGATTCTATACACCATACATCCCAGGGTGGGATACACATGGGCTACCGATTGAAACAGCACTGACCAAATCTGGTGTTGACCGTAAGTCAATGTCTGTTGCTGAATTCCGTAAACTCTGTGAAGAATATGCTTGGAAACAAATTGAACAGCAACGTAAAGACTTCAAGCGACTCGGTGTACAAGGAGAATGGGATAATCCTTATGTTACCCTTACACCGGATTATGAAGCAGCTCAAATTCGTGTCTTCGGTGAAATGGCGAAAAAAGGATATATTTACCGTGGATTGAAGCCAATTTATTGGTCGCCGTCTAGTGAATCGGCTTTAGCTGAAGCAGAGATTGAATACCAAGATGTCCGTGGTCCCAGCATTTACGTTGCTTTCGATGTGAAAGATGGTGGCGATGTACTGGAAGATGACACACAATTTGTGATTTGGACGACGACACCTTGGACAATTCCATCTAATGTGGCGATTACTGTTCGTGGCGATGGCGATTACTCAGTTTATGAAGCAGATGGTCAACGATATGTCTTAGCTGATCGCTTGGCTGAAGAAGTAGCGGAAAAAATTGGTTGGCAAGATATTAAGTTAATTAAATCATTCAAAGGAGCTGAGTTGGAGGGCTTAGTCG
Coding sequences:
- a CDS encoding FtsQ-type POTRA domain-containing protein, giving the protein MKTNNQKTYRAIILYSLFSLILIGAIYLLSPLNRIASIHVSGHHYAQEETIIEQSTLNIGDELWNNLLKKDTIANRIVNGSPEIKSADISLRYPNHVEVAIEEYEIVANLKTAGEDQYIAALSNGELFHSEKAPYADKPVLVNFDTDKVLAQLIAELADVDAKVLQLMSDIELLHSERNSQLISISMNDGNQVLASISSVSERINLYPSLVAEVDGQTGVFDLEAGAYFIPGATIESLNYEQERSVDESLEVGEEQDASEIPAESNDPENVTES
- the ftsZ gene encoding cell division protein FtsZ translates to MDLGLDNNVSNGAKIKVIGVGGAGGNAVNRMIEDGVEGVEFIVANTDIQALDLNRAETKIQLGSKLTRGLGAGANPEVGRKSAEESEEQIANALEGADMVFVTAGMGGGTGTGAAGIIAGIAQEQGALTVGVITRPFTFEGPKRGRFAAEGIAQMKENVDTLVTISNNRLLEIVDKKTPMMEAFREADNVLRQGVQGISDLITNPGYVNLDFADVKTVMENQGSALMGIGSASGENRTSEATKKAISSPLLEVSLNGAENVLLNITGSEDLTLFEAQDASDIVSAAASGDVNIIFGTSINESLGDEVVVTVIATGINGKDMGDKSASQSNSSTTNRPSPTQRRQSTASWRSSSSDEQAQSQPEQPRREVDRSENLFSSSQDNRQENNHQANSNDDELDTPPFFRRRRKK
- the mraY gene encoding phospho-N-acetylmuramoyl-pentapeptide-transferase — translated: MKQIAYVWPLLFSLLSTILIMRPLIKYFRKKQLGQTTLDEGPSWHRQKSGTPTMGGVAIILAATLTIVLTAIIDGTFDQQLFILLFVLLLFGGIGFVDDYIKVIMKRNLGITSKQKFIAQMFGGIIFYIMLRQTTVISTLYIPFVGSVDIGLFYALFIVFWMTGFSNATNLTDGIDGLLSATSLIALGTYAYVAIIQDQIGVLYFILALMGAIFGFFLFNKKPAHIFMGDVGSLAIGASFAAIAILLNREWSLLFIGIIYVIETASVMIQVAYFKRTGKRIFKMTPIHHHFEMDGLSEWQIVGLFSLITLVVSIATVWLTVI
- the ftsA gene encoding cell division protein FtsA, which translates into the protein MKNGVYTSLDIGTTSIKVIVSEINNGQLNVIGVGSAESNGLKRGMIVDIDQTVRAIKSAVKQASDKSGIAIEHLIVGVPASNVVIEPCHGVISVKENSKEISSNDVIQVLEQSIANIIPAERDLLSVMLEEFIVDGFDEINDPRGMVGQRLELYGTAISVPKTILHNIKKCVEQAGYVVQNLILQPQAMAQVALSDDERNFGAVQIDLGGGQTTVSAVHDHQLKYSTVIQEGGEYVSKDISIVLNTSQRNAENLKREVGFIGQQSDNTVHVDVVGKNEPELVEESYIGEIIEARLVQIFEKVKTELDKISALDLPGGVIISGGAASTPGIKQLAKDIFGVRTSVYVPDYMGIRSAQYTVAVGLTRYEAGLTDVQRVVDIALLKKMGVYVPTTSQIVEPKASIQTTRSPERSAPTQEVESFNREESTFGDKVKNLFSSFFE
- the murG gene encoding undecaprenyldiphospho-muramoylpentapeptide beta-N-acetylglucosaminyltransferase, which gives rise to MSKRKLRVLLTGGGTGGHIYPALAVADRLKMLQPEVEFLYVGTERGLESDVVPAKGYSFESIHIEGFSRKLNFEGLKYNLKTMKLFFTSLKRAQKILQDFQPDVVVGTGGYVSAPVIYKASRLNIPTVIHEQNSVVGITNKFLARFVDKIAICFEEAYEPFEKYADKVVLTGNPRAQEVVKDIQPGELNRLGLATDRPTVLIFGGSRGASAINQAFIDAYEQFVEKDYQVLFVSGAIHYEAIQKQVNAMSAPHHNVHVFPYIENMPEVFTEIDLVVGRSGATSLAEITALGLPSILIPSPNVTADHQTKNAMSLVQNKAAKLIPESQLTHSVLVDAIDRLMSNKTLRIEMAQHSKSLGRPEAADHLIEVMLSLIKQQLSEGDV
- the murD gene encoding UDP-N-acetylmuramoyl-L-alanine--D-glutamate ligase yields the protein MKKTNQFKDKKILVLGLAKSGLNVAKLLHQLGALLTVNDYKPFDENPEARELLNLGIKVITGEHPADLLEEQFEWVVKNPGIPYSNPVVQAAIQRNIPVITEVEVANRVADARLIAITGTNGKTTTTALTTAILNQDRTEGQAYAVGNIGVPISQVVREAGPADDLVTEMSSFQLLATPSLRPAIAAITNLYSAHLDYHGSREEYVAAKLNITANQTPDDYLIYNSDQEELAQWVKEKSQATLIPFSIERAEVTGCYSDEQYIYFKEEVVAAVSDVALSGRHNLQNVLVAVAIAKLSHVSNEVIQVVLQQFSGVAHRSQYVDTVNDRLFINDSKATNALATSKALAGFEQPIILLAGGLDRGESFDQLIPHLERVKAIISFGETGEQLETFAKSQGVPFAEKVDTLTQAVEVAYAKSMPGDVILLSPACASWDQYPNFEKRGEEFIELVAKERRKDGNNE
- a CDS encoding penicillin-binding transpeptidase domain-containing protein produces the protein MVKFKKHHSKNYAKRNRKIFGWLLFSLSGLVMVSFIIRFSFIMLTGTVDGVDLNQLGTSLHSIGQVIEARRGTIFDRNEQTIATDALSYKMIAVLTDAWSPIEKPIHIQDPEAVADVLDEYLTMKKSEILDKLTSSAAQVEFGADGSNLSYDQKNKIEEALKAEGLTGIEFQESQSRLYPNGVFASHIVGLAQSDSDEEADNHHLEGVMGLEHHFDDLLSGEDGVQHYQKDGDGYALPNEKEQREEAVDGMNLHLTLDRRLQVFLENVLDDQDKLYHPANMSATVMDAKTGEILATSQRPTFNPMTKEGLDDTWQTFLTEHEFEPGSTLKIFTLAAAIEEGIFNPNEFYQSGQYRVDDGVVNDWNRDWGTITYLEGLHRSSNAAFVKLVEKMGYETWKSYLDRFGFGQLTGISLPNEQMGSNPFNWELQKANTAFGQGITVTAMQMLQAMTAITNDGEMIQPTIVSGISDQTGAHREVAITSKGQPISPETAHQVLEYLAQGVESEQGTAIGYHTEGIRIATKTGTAQFINPETGAYYMTAPNFIYSSLSAFPSDDPKYVVYITVQQPQLIDKTGGMIVQDIFHRLKDRLLMKEQSLVAEGDGPQPAEVVEMPDVVGLSVQEAQEQLNNQRLTVIGNGEVINAQLPKPGTTIYYGERLFLQTDGPLTLPDLTGWSRNDLLRLQEFIDITFNFEGEGYVNEQSVEPGLVIEPGTTVSVTLSQPNRFETETPPDELWNESTFIQGEVSNQ